The Branchiostoma floridae strain S238N-H82 chromosome 6, Bfl_VNyyK, whole genome shotgun sequence genomic interval CTTATTGGTTAGATATAATATCAGTGAAAACAGCTGGTCTTAGCAGGAgccaaacatattttcaccacgTCGAGCATCAAAGGCAAGGGAAATCTTGACCcactgaaatgccatttcctgcattttgaggggtaaTGTatactttgctggtagactaagctacatctctatctatatattttttttggggggggggggtcactcATACACTCTCGATGGTTTGTCGTTCACTAAAATACATCTACAAACACGCTATGCTGCAAACTGAGGGATATATTCCCTTCCATAAAATCTATTTTTACAGACAGTGACACTATTGTACAAAGGTATACATATATGATGTCAGACTGCACTTTAATTGAATACGGGATTCTACAGGTCTGAATGCCTTATTTTCCGAAGACAGGATTCAGGTACAAAATTCTGTCAAGTTTATTATATCATGGGGAAGTGGTCAATGTTCAGAAAGagggtacaaaaatgtaactttagtagtaaaagggggaggggggaactgTAGTGGAGGATCTAGATCTCAATCACAGCTAGTTCAGAATATGGTCAGTTCTGAGACATCCTACTCGCCACAGAGCTTTAGGACATCCCCTACCTTGAACTGATTGAGCTTGGCCTGTTGTTCCTCACTGAGAGCGCCTCGATCGAACGGTTCCATCCCCTGCGGAGGATCCCGCTGCGGTTTCGCCACAccttccgccatctttgttttcctCAACAACATCCAAACGCAAATAACAGCCAAGCTATGCCATATCAAAGAACTGTAATGTCTATATATCACTTCAGAAATCGTTATACATTCGACACTGGTTAAAGCAAATTCATAGCAGTTGTTACGAAACAAGCAAAACTATTTTAAGAAAATTTTAAACGGATTCCGTTTTGCAGCGGTGTACCTATGGTTTCAATGTACGCGCAAACAATGGAGGTAACCAAGGTAGCAGCCAGGTGAGGTATATGGGCAGATCACCTGG includes:
- the LOC118418400 gene encoding RIIa domain-containing protein 1-like; the protein is MLLRKTKMAEGVAKPQRDPPQGMEPFDRGALSEEQQAKLNQFKVQTRLGNERYLREHPEVSCMVSGFLRYEPPEI